The genomic DNA TGACCACGAACACACGACGAATTGACCGGGAGGCAACCGGAATGGGCCTGTTCACGCGACGAAAAAGCCGCGCCACCCGCCGCGCCGAAGCCCGCGCCATCAAGGCCAAGGCCAAGCTGGAAGCCAGGCTCACCGCAAAGAACGACGCCCGTCGCATCAAGTCCGATCAAAAATCTGCGCAACGGGCCCTCAATGCTCAGGTCAAAGCGCAGCGGGACAGTGACCGCAATGCCCTCAAAGTGGCCGAAAACGAGTTGAAGGCGGCCCGCGAGGGACGTCTGCTCGCCCCCGCCCGGATTCGCCGCGTACTCACTGTCACACGTTTGCTGGCGCCGGTGCTCGTGCCGTTGATCTACCGGGCCGCCACGGCCGCCCGGGGCGCCTTGGACGAGCGTCGCGCCGATCGTCTCGGTGTCCCACTGGCCCAGCTCGGTCAGTTCTCCGGGCACGGCGCCGAGTTGTCCGCACGGATTTCCGGGGCCGAGCAGACCCTGCGACAGGTCGCCGAGAAGAAGCCGAAGGACGCCGAGACCAAACAGTTCGTCACGGCGATCAACGAGCGGCTCACCGATCTGGCGGCAGCGGTGACCGCCGCCGAGAACATGCCGACCGCACGTCGCCGCGGCGCCCATGCAGCGATCGCCGCCCAACTCGACGGCATCGATGCCGATCTGATGGCGCGGCTCGGGTTGGTCTAGCGCAGTTCCATGACCGTCGCCCGTACCGACTCCGCAGCCCCGCTGCGCGGTACGGCCGTCGGCTCACTCACGGCCGCGCTCGCCATCGCCGCTCATGGCATGGCCGGCGGTGCCCTGCCGGGCGGGGCCGTGGCCGCCCAACTCGTGGTCCTTGCAGTGACGTTGGGAACGCTGGCCGCGACCCTGGCCGGCGCAAACCGCGCCGCGGTGTTGTGGGGCCTGCTGGGTACCGGCCAGCTGCTGGCGCACGGTTTGTTGGCCACGGCCGGTCACGCACACGGCGCGCAGCCCGGCCTGGCGATGTTCGGCGCGCATGTGGCGGCGGTATCGCTCGGCGCGGGTCTGATCGCCTGCGGTGCCCGCTTGTCGGCAGCGGTTTCGCGGGTGGCCCGCGCGGTGGTGAGGACTGGCCGCCCCGCCCCCGGCGCTGCGGCCCGCGTCGCGATCCGCAGCGCCGATCAGCCGTTGCACTCAGCCCTTCTCCTTGCCGCTTCGGTGTCGCATCGGGGTCCGCCGGTCGGCGTCGCAGCCTGACCATCCGACCCGATCAACTCCAGAAAGACACCTCCGAATGCAACCCTTCACCGGGGCGTCCTCGCGCGCCCTCCTCACGACCGCGGCGATAGCCGTCACCGGTCTGCTCACCGCCGCACCGGCCTGGGCGCATGTCCACGTCGATGCCGACAATCCGACTCCGGGGACCACCTCGGTGCTCACCTTCCGGGTCCCCGGCGAGTCCGATACCGGCGCGCTGACAACACAGTTGACAGTCGACCTACCTGATGTGGCCTCGGCCCGCACCGAGGTGATGCCTGGCTGGACCGTCAAGCTGGACCGTGACACCTCGGCGGGTACGGTCCGGGCGGTGACGTGGACCGCGGCCCCCGGGGTGGGTATCTCACCCGAGCAGTTCGCCCTGTTCCAGGTGTCGGTCAAACTTCCCGACGCGGCGACGGCGAGCTTTCCCGCCACCCAGACCTACTCCGACGGCTCGGTGGTCCGCTGGGATCAGCCGCCCCTGCCCGACGGCAGCGAGCCCGAGCATCCGGCCCCGCAGTTGACGCTCACCGGCGCACCTCCTCCAGCGGGCCCCACCGAACACGGCACCGAGGTGCCTGCGGCGCCCAGCCGTGCGCCCTCGCAGGTCGCGCAGCCCGCGGGCACCGTCGACAACTCGGCCCGCTGGCTGGCCGGCGGAGCGTTGATCGTGGCGGCCGGCGCAGTGGTCGCAAGCCTGCTTAATCGGCGGCGGTCATGAGCCGGCCGCTGGCCGCTGCTCTGACGGGGCTGATCCTGGCCTGCTCGGCACTGCTCGGTGCCCCTTCGGCATCGGCGCATGCGGTCCGGATCGCCGCCGACCCGGCCGAACATTCCGCGTTGAGCAGCTCCCCGCCCAAGGTGAGCGCCACGTTCAACGAGGCACTGCAGCCCGCCTTCGCCAACATGACGGTCGTCGGGCCGGACAACAACCTGTGGTCCGAGGGCGATCCGTTGGTGGCCGGCGCGGTGCTCAGCGTCGGGGTCCGTCCGCTCGGCCCGGCCGGTACGTACACGGTCAACTACCGGGTGACCTCGGCCGACGGACACGTGGTGTCGGGTTCCTGGTCGTTCGACCTGACGGTCGCCGGGTCGGGTACGCCGGGGGCGGCCGCGTCGTCGCCTGCGCAGTCCGACGGTGGCATCGTGGTGTGGCCGTTCGTGTTGGTCGCCGCGGTGCTCATCGGTGGTGGAGCCTGGTGGGCGGTCCGGCGTCAGCGGTGACCGGCGCGTTGATCCGGGCGCTGGCTGACGGCGCCGCCATCGTGACCCTGGGCCTGGCAGCGGTCCCACTGCTCGAATCCGACCGCTACCGCGCCGAATTGAGCCGCAGGGCCGCGCGACCGCTGGGCTTGGTCGCGGCGATCTGGCTGCTGACCGAGATCGTGCGGCTGACCGTGGAGGCGGCGCAGACCGCGGGCGTCGGCTTCTGGCAGATCGGCGTCCGCACCCTGACTGACTTCGGCCTCCATACGACTGCGGGCCGTTCCGGGCTGGTCGGCATCGCGGCCGCGCTGATTGTCGCCGGGGCGGCAATCCTGGCCCCGCGGGGTGCCACCACGACGGTCGCGACGGTCGGTGTCGCCGCGGTCGGTATGGCGGCCAGGACGCTGGCCGGGCATCTCTCGGAGAGCCCGGTCGGCGGGATTGCCCTGGCGGTGCACGCGCTGGCCGCCGCAGTGTGGTGCGGGGTGCTGGCCGCGCTGGTGCTCACGGTGACGCACCGGGGTCAGTGGGCCAGGGTGTTGCCCCGTTTTTCACAGTTGTCGCTGTCGTGCGTGGGGGTGCTGCTGGTCGCCGGCGTGGCCGGGGCAGCGATCAAGTTGGACTCGCCCGCCGAATTGTGGGGCACCGCCTACGGCCGGATCTTGGCGGCGAAAGTGGTCGTGACCACGGCCCTGGTGGTGCTGGCCTGGCGAAACCGGTCACAGTGGCTGCCCGCGGCGCGGGCGCACCGCAGCAGCGCCGCGTTGTCGCAGAGCCGCTCGTCGATGGAATTGGGCATCATGGCTGTGGCGGTCAGCCTTGCCGCGGCTCTGGCCGTCACGGGTTGACCGCTGCGGCGCCTGGCATGATGGGAAACACTGCCGGCCCTACCCACCGCGCTCGCGCGGAACACCGGATACTGCAAAGGAGCAGCCAGATGGCAGAGCAGCAGGATCAACCCGCCGAGAAGCCCGCAACCGGGGNNNNNNNNNNNNNNNNNNNNNNNNNNNNNNNNNNNNNNNNNNNNNNNNNNNNNNNNNNNNNNNNNNNNNNNNNNNNNNNNNNNNNNNNNNNNNNNNNNNNAGAAAGCCGCGGCCAAGAAGACTCCGGCCAAGGCCGCGAAGAAAGCTCCGGCGAAGAAGGCCCCGGCCAAGAAAGCCCCGCCCGCTCCGCCTGCGGCTCCGTCCGCCGCCGCTGCGCCCCCGGCCGAGCCGGCGCCTGCTCCTGTGATCCCGTTGCCGGATGTCGCCAAGGCAGCCAAAGAGGCTGCCGCCCAAGCCAAGTCGACTGTCACCTCGGCCGCCAACCCGGTGTCGGGCCCGGTGCCGTCCCCGTTGGCCGACCCCCCGTCGTCCAAACTGCCGCTGGTGGCGGTGGTGGCCGTGGGTGTTTTGGCTCTGCTCCTGGTTGTGCTCAGCCGCCGAAATTCCGAGGACAGCTGACCTCGGCTTGACCCTGACGCGACGTCAGGGCCAATAGTGGCCTCATGCACGCAGGTCCGCAGGTGAGATCCGTCGGTGCGGTCGCCGCGCTGACGGAGATCTCGGTGCGGACCCTGCATCACTACGACCACGTCGGTCTGGTGGTGCCCAGCGTGCGTACCGCGGCGGGTTACCGCGGCTACACCGACGCCGATATCGAGCGATTGCACCTGGTGCTGGTGTACCGGTCGGTCGGGCTGGCGCTGGATCAGATCCGGTCTCTGCTCGACGATCCCGATGCCGACGTGCTCGCCCACCTGCAACGCCAGCACAGCCTGCTGTGTGATCAGGCCGAGCAGCTTCAGCAGACCATCAAGGCAGTGGAGGAATTGATGAGCGCCCACAACCAGGGAATTCAGCTCACCGCCGAGGAGCAGGTGGAGATCTTCGGCAGTGCGGTTTTCGACGAGTACGCCGAGGAGGCCGAACAGCGCTGGGCCGACACCGAGGAATGGAAGCAGTCCCGCCAACGCACCGCGCAGATGACCAAGCAGGACTGGATCGAGTTCAAGACGGAGAACGACGCGCTGCTCGCGGCACTTGCCGAGGGTAAGCGCGCCGGGGTACGGCCTGGGTCGGCGCAGGCGGACGAGCTGGCGGCCCGGCATCGCGCCAACATTTCCCGGTTCTACGACTGCAGCGACGACATGCACGTCTGCCTGGCGCAGATGTATCTGGCGGATGAGCGGTTCACCCGCTACTACGACGGAATCGAACCGGGCCTGGCCCAGTTCGTGCACGACATCATCGTGCAAAGCATCGCCGGCTAGCCGGCTGCGATAATCGCCGGGTGAGTATCGAACCGCGCGCCACCGCTGATCTGGTCGACGAGATCTACCCCGACGTCCGTAGCTGCGACCTGCAGTTGCAGAACTACGGCGGCAAGGCCATGTTCGCCGGGCCGATCACCACGGTGCGCTGTTTCCAGGACAACGCGCTGCTCAAGTCGATCCTGTCGACCCCGGGCAACGGCGGGGTGCTGGTGGTCGACGGCGACGGGTCGCTGCACACCGCGCTGGTGGGCGACATCATCGCCGGGTTGGCCGCA from Mycobacterium sp. DL440 includes the following:
- the rraA gene encoding ribonuclease E activity regulator RraA, translating into MSIEPRATADLVDEIYPDVRSCDLQLQNYGGKAMFAGPITTVRCFQDNALLKSILSTPGNGGVLVVDGDGSLHTALVGDIIAGLAADNGWSGVIVHGAVRDAAALRTIGVGIKALGTNPRKGTKTGEGERDVEVSFGGVTFVPGEIAYADEDGIVLVAP
- a CDS encoding copper resistance CopC family protein; this translates as MSRPLAAALTGLILACSALLGAPSASAHAVRIAADPAEHSALSSSPPKVSATFNEALQPAFANMTVVGPDNNLWSEGDPLVAGAVLSVGVRPLGPAGTYTVNYRVTSADGHVVSGSWSFDLTVAGSGTPGAAASSPAQSDGGIVVWPFVLVAAVLIGGGAWWAVRRQR
- a CDS encoding CopD family protein — its product is MAVRVGRRGAHRWWSLVGGPASAVTGALIRALADGAAIVTLGLAAVPLLESDRYRAELSRRAARPLGLVAAIWLLTEIVRLTVEAAQTAGVGFWQIGVRTLTDFGLHTTAGRSGLVGIAAALIVAGAAILAPRGATTTVATVGVAAVGMAARTLAGHLSESPVGGIALAVHALAAAVWCGVLAALVLTVTHRGQWARVLPRFSQLSLSCVGVLLVAGVAGAAIKLDSPAELWGTAYGRILAAKVVVTTALVVLAWRNRSQWLPAARAHRSSAALSQSRSSMELGIMAVAVSLAAALAVTG
- a CDS encoding DUF6474 family protein; translation: MGLFTRRKSRATRRAEARAIKAKAKLEARLTAKNDARRIKSDQKSAQRALNAQVKAQRDSDRNALKVAENELKAAREGRLLAPARIRRVLTVTRLLAPVLVPLIYRAATAARGALDERRADRLGVPLAQLGQFSGHGAELSARISGAEQTLRQVAEKKPKDAETKQFVTAINERLTDLAAAVTAAENMPTARRRGAHAAIAAQLDGIDADLMARLGLV
- a CDS encoding YcnI family protein, which encodes MQPFTGASSRALLTTAAIAVTGLLTAAPAWAHVHVDADNPTPGTTSVLTFRVPGESDTGALTTQLTVDLPDVASARTEVMPGWTVKLDRDTSAGTVRAVTWTAAPGVGISPEQFALFQVSVKLPDAATASFPATQTYSDGSVVRWDQPPLPDGSEPEHPAPQLTLTGAPPPAGPTEHGTEVPAAPSRAPSQVAQPAGTVDNSARWLAGGALIVAAGAVVASLLNRRRS
- a CDS encoding MerR family transcriptional regulator, translating into MHAGPQVRSVGAVAALTEISVRTLHHYDHVGLVVPSVRTAAGYRGYTDADIERLHLVLVYRSVGLALDQIRSLLDDPDADVLAHLQRQHSLLCDQAEQLQQTIKAVEELMSAHNQGIQLTAEEQVEIFGSAVFDEYAEEAEQRWADTEEWKQSRQRTAQMTKQDWIEFKTENDALLAALAEGKRAGVRPGSAQADELAARHRANISRFYDCSDDMHVCLAQMYLADERFTRYYDGIEPGLAQFVHDIIVQSIAG